One window of the Macaca thibetana thibetana isolate TM-01 chromosome 1, ASM2454274v1, whole genome shotgun sequence genome contains the following:
- the TRAPPC3 gene encoding trafficking protein particle complex subunit 3 isoform X1, translating into MSRQANRGTESKKMSSELFTLTYGALVTQLCKDYENDEDVNKQLDKMGFNIGVRLIEDFLARSNVGRCHDFRETADVIAKVAFKMYLGITPSITNWSPAGDEFSLILENNPLVDFVELPDNHSSLIYSNLLCGVLRGALEMVQMAVEAKFVQDTLKGDGVTEIRMRFIRRIEDNLPAGEE; encoded by the exons AGCTCTGAGCTCTTCACCCTGACCTATGGTGCTCTGGTCACCCAGCTATGCAAGGACTATGAAAATGATGAAGATGTGAATAAACAGCTGGACAAAAT GGGCTTTAACATTGGAGTCCGGCTGATTGAAGATTTCTTGGCTCGGTCAAATGTCGGGAGGTGCCATGACTTTCGGGAAACTGCGGATGTCATTGCCAAG GTGGCGTTCAAGATGTACTTGGGCATCACTCCAAGCATTACTAATTGGAGCCCAGCTGGTGATGAATTCTCCCTCATTTTGGAAAATAACCCCTTGGTGGACTTTGTGGAACTTCCTGATAACCACTCATCCCTTATTTATTCCAATCTCTTGTGTGGGGTATTGCGGGGAGCTTTGGAGATG GTCCAGATGGCTGTGGAGGCAAAGTTTGTCCAGGACACCCTGAAAGGAGACGGTGTGACAGAAATCCGGATGAGATTCATCAGGCGGATTGAGGACAATCTTCCAGCTGGAGAGGAGTAA
- the TRAPPC3 gene encoding trafficking protein particle complex subunit 3 isoform X2, translating into MGFNIGVRLIEDFLARSNVGRCHDFRETADVIAKVAFKMYLGITPSITNWSPAGDEFSLILENNPLVDFVELPDNHSSLIYSNLLCGVLRGALEMVQMAVEAKFVQDTLKGDGVTEIRMRFIRRIEDNLPAGEE; encoded by the exons AT GGGCTTTAACATTGGAGTCCGGCTGATTGAAGATTTCTTGGCTCGGTCAAATGTCGGGAGGTGCCATGACTTTCGGGAAACTGCGGATGTCATTGCCAAG GTGGCGTTCAAGATGTACTTGGGCATCACTCCAAGCATTACTAATTGGAGCCCAGCTGGTGATGAATTCTCCCTCATTTTGGAAAATAACCCCTTGGTGGACTTTGTGGAACTTCCTGATAACCACTCATCCCTTATTTATTCCAATCTCTTGTGTGGGGTATTGCGGGGAGCTTTGGAGATG GTCCAGATGGCTGTGGAGGCAAAGTTTGTCCAGGACACCCTGAAAGGAGACGGTGTGACAGAAATCCGGATGAGATTCATCAGGCGGATTGAGGACAATCTTCCAGCTGGAGAGGAGTAA